ATTCATTAGCTTAAtgttgggctaactagtccattaagaaagtagggtgggcttccaagtccatatcaaataataaaagcccaagtttaagtaagtatgcaattaatcaaataaagcccaagtaattaactagtaaccttagttaattaaaaatgactaataataattaatcatgaatgtaaataatattccaaaatattattcgtgaaaggtaCGTGTGTTACAAAGACGAGTCGGGAtatgtaaagtcaagtacggtaacaagtaaatgtatataaatacatttattaaatcacaagtattaataataaatattaataaataaacgttggaaaattccgggttgttacacaTACAACTATTACTCACAAACTTCTCCATTTTTTcatgatttttttttattaaaatcattCCCATTAAAGCGGGGGTTTTTTTTTTACTTAGTTGCGAAGCACGTGACCATCATTTTTGTTATATACTATTATCTATTAgaggtgttcttgggttgcccggtgaGTGGTTTGAATTGTCGATTTTTGAGGAGCGAAGATGCGGAGTTGGATACGGGTCGGGTCTATGTGTTTGTGTTTTAGGCTTaggcaaggttggagaactcggatctcgaggagatctcgtttgaacttttgtggggaggtctcggcatctcggaagaatctcggggagatctcggatattgacttacattgactttttagttttttaaGAGTAAATTACCAAAATAGACTCTGTGTTTGTTCATTTTATCCCAAATAGTCCCTCCCAATTATTTACTACAAAATCAGTCCTTATATGCATTTTGGAGTCCCAAATAAGTCTCTGTGTTTGTTCATTTTATCTCAAATAGTTCTTGCTAACATGAACAACAGATAGCAGCACAGTGCGCTTGAGAGACGGTTTTCGAAAGGGTATAACTTCTAAACCATATATCCATTTTTGATGAATAAGCTGTTGATAGAAAGGTGAGATAGTCATTTTCGTTGGTCATGTCATAATAGGTTAAATTGGATTTTACTGGACCTGAAACGTACCCTAAAGTTGCTgaaaaaacctaaaaatcaaattttGGCTTTTTTCAGCAACTTTAGGGTATGTTTCGGGTCCTATAAAATCCGATTTAACTTATTATGACCTGACCAGCGAAAAGTTGACTATCTCACCTTTCTATCGACAGCTTATTCATCAAAAATGGATTTACGTTTAAGAAGTTATAGCCTTTTGAAAACCGCCTCTCAAGCACACCGTTGCTGCCATATGCTGTTTTCCTTCAGCGCACAGTGCGCTTGAGAGGCGGTTTTCGAAAGGCTATAACTTcttaaccgtaactccatttttgatgaataagCTGATAGAAAGGTGAGATAGTCAACTTTTTGCTGTTCAGGTCATAATAGGTTAAATCGGATTTTATGGGACCCGAAACGTACCCTAGAGTTGCTGAAAAAAaccaaaatttaattttttttcttttttcagcaACTTTAGGGTACGTTTCGGGTCCCGTAAAATCTGATTTAACCTATTATGACCTGACCAATGAAAAGTTGACTATCTCACCTTTCTATCAACAGCTTATTCATAAAAAATGAAtatacggtttagaagttatagcctTTCGAAAACCGTCTCTCAAGCGCACTGTGCTGCTATCTGTTGTTCATGTTACCAGGGACTATTTGAGATAAAATGAACAAACACAGGGACTTGTTTGGGACTCCAAAATGCAAATAAGGACTGATTTTGCAGAAAATAATTGGGAGGAACTATTTGGGATAAAatgaacaaatacaaggactatttTGGTAATTTACTccttttttaatataattatatacatatatgtatatttatatgcatttttacgAGATGTTACTAGAAAGTCCGAGAAATGATCATAAAAACACAAGAAATTAAGAGATTTTACGAGAAAATCCTAGAAATGATCgataaaatccgagaaatcgtggctttgaccaagCTTGacaccgttgaccgagaaatctcggaagATGGACATCTCGTCTTGGCTGCCTACGAAAACAAGATCTCGGCGAGTTCTCGAGGAGAAATAACGAGATTTACAACACTAGGCTTAGTTTTGGTGGGTTTTGTTTGTTTGACATTTCATTTGTAATTCCTATAGTGTTAATGTGTCGTTCATATTACTTAAAACGAACATTGATTGTGTCACTAAGTTTTGGTCATATGTGACCATGTACACTCACTAGAGATCGTTATGGTATGTTCAATGTTGTATCACCGGAACCTCGTtccaatattaatatatatatatatatatatatatatatatatatatatatatatatatatatatatatatatatatatatatatactttgtcaaaaaaaataaaaattagaggATGAATAGTGACTAGGTGTAACATTgtcatttttcattttttttttattttctaatatatatttatctatactatattattattactattcttattattatttttaacaaacgtCGACACGATTTATAACGAAACTATTTACCctgttcattttatatatattttttacgttatttaaaatgattataataaaatgtaTTTATCAGTGTTCTATTTGCGTATTATAATAATAAATTTGTTAAacgatattattatttgtatcaaacGCCGACGTCATTTAAAACGAAATCATTTACCATAGACATTTTGTATATATTGCTTttaataaattgttattattaatgtcccATTTGCGTATTGCAATTATAATTTAGTATAAAAAAATTTAAGATATAGAGACAGAGAGTACAACCAATTCATTTAACAACGTACGGTTCTTTGTAACAATCCTCCCAAGCAACGCGCGACCCTTTCCGCTCGCGTGTTATAAACATAAATTAagagtaattataattaatatttataaaaatcaaATATGAATTCATCAGGACGTATGTGTACATAGTTTAATTTTTTGTTTTTTGATTGATTACTTAATTTCGTAtttgcttttttttttcttcttatcttCACTCATACTATATTTTCATGATTAGATGCACCTCAATACTTTCGCACCTATGGCTATCCTGCAGGTTCAAAGACAATACATGGTGAATTTGAAAACTGGAAGAAGGATCCTAGCGCCTAGCGAACCTTGCAGTTATATTGATAACAAGAAGTAGGTCCGACGCGCTTCGCTGCGTGTTTTACAGTTATTGTTGACGGTCGTTAGTTGTCGTAGGTAGTTAATATATCATGTGTTCGCATAGAGTTGCAAATAATTCATAATGCATGAGTAGTTATAGGTTGTTTTAATCATGAATAATTACAAAATGTCTAATCTCCAATAGTTGTGCGCATTGCTTTGTTAACGTTGATTGCTCAAAAAATTCACCAAAATGTTTAAACCTTTTTATTAGTTATTTCAGCAAGATATGATACTTCGGTGGAAAGTCATGTATATTTTATGTTATGATAATTATATTTGTACTTTTATAAATAATCTAGGGATATAAGCTGTAAATTTGAATTACTTCATATTTTTAGTTTAGAAACAAAGCTTCATTAGTCGCTCGTGAAAACTCCGTTTCGAATACAATTTGTTCCATTTAATTCGGAAAATTATGTCGAGTTAAACGATGATAGCGGTGAAACCTAACTCGCGACGAAGAAAAAGATAAATCCCGTCAATAATGTTGGTGGGTTTtatttaatactttttatattaaatagaacaattacaattaCACCCCTCAAATTAACATTTTCAATCCTTCAAGTAAAtgacattttttgaaagtttcttCTCTCCAAAACTACATGGAATATTCCATTTTTAAACACAAAACTACAATTCATGCTTTCTCTAACATAGATTTCTCTAACATAGAGATTGGTAATGTAATTGGAGTCTTATTGTAAATGTAATTCGAGTCTTAATGTAAATGGTGTAGATTTTGTAATCCAATGTATGAGGACAATATGCACGTTTTTGGCGTGCAATGATCAATAATACAGCAGCTTTCAAAAAAAGGGTGACTCTTATTTATCTTTTCTTTTAGGTAAGTGATGAAATCTCCTATGAACGAGCAGATTAATTATCTTCTCTCACCTAtaaaaggtaaaacctcgggtaattaaGCCTCTCGAACGCAAGATCTGATATCAGATAACTCCTATTTATAAataatgactatatatatatatatatatatatatatatatatatatatatatatatatatatatatatatatatatatatatattagagagatcaaatgagaactttttgtatttgagaaccctgagaactcacgCGGCCGAACAAAAAAACATCACGGGCGAACAAAAAATGGTTGATTCGAACAATTTTGGTTTTCCCCTAATTTTACTGGTAAAGGGTAATTTCATCATTTTACATGTGTCTAACCTATATATACTTTGATGTTTAAATCGTTTAATACAAAAATTAGGGTTCTATGTTTTCCCCCAATTCTACGAGTTCATTCTTTTACGATTCAATATTAGGGTTCTATCGTTCAAATTGATTTTCGTTTTTACATTCTTTATCTTTTTTAGGTCATTTGATTACATTATTCAAGTTCTCTGttctgaatttaaaaaaaaattttgatagGAAACAATGTCGATCGGTGATAAAAATGTTCAAGTTGATGACTTGATTCATTGTAATGATCAATTTCATGTCAAAGATGATTTTGTTGTTAACGACGGCGATGATGATGAACAATCTCATTTTTCTGACGTCAGTGATGAATTTGATCATATCGAGATCTTCGAACATCATGATACTGACGGAGAATGTACGTTTACATGTTTTAATTAAAAATCATTCTTTATTTATTTGAGAAATTCCTACTGTTAGAAGCAATTTCTTTTTTCATAACTAGATGCAAGATGATGCATCTATGCATTCTAGTGATGTATGCATCTTCATTTACTGTTTTTTTTGCACATGTGTGTTCTACATGATGCATTTAGTGTTTTCTACATTTAATACATCTGTGTTTCTACATCTCTGATGTACATGTACATATGTGTTCTACATCTGTGATGTACATGTGTATGTTCTAAGCCATTTAGGCATATAGATTTACATATATCTGTTGTAAGTCATTGTTATGCTTTTacaattttgtggtataaaatctgTGTTCTACATGTGTGTTTTGTACTTTTTAGAGGTATAAAATCTCTGTTCTACATATATTTTTTTCGATGCACCTTTGTGCATCTTTTTTGAtggattatatttatatttatgttttttaTACTTTTTCACATGTGTTTATGTACCCAAAAGTTTCTGTGTTGGTTCTGAGGAAATTTCTTCTTCTggtatgtcacgacccggaaaatttcgaattaattttaaaccaaactctcgatgcgatttagtattcttgacacaataagcaaagtctgtaaggttgagtctcaaaaagtttgaactgtttcctatattcaattgaccttcgactgttctcgacgattcacgaacaactatttgtaaataaatacatatatatgtatgtgtatataaatgtgtatataaatactacttgaaaatatataaaataatatttgtttaaaaatatataatatatatttatgtgataaaacttgttatttaaaactgattatatatatagagagagtaaatggaaaatgaatgattacgagcttaattggcaaatgtcggtaacactcggttgatgttttgttagtttcaatataaatattatatgagtttatgaaagattaaaataaaagttgaagtgtaaatcgattacgaagattttagatttgataaaaatatttttacatttttaagtttaaatattagtactccgtacatataaattggaacagaaaataaacaattatcgaacctttttgatcaggtttcaaacaggtaatgagtgaaataattaaatatgtttaatatgaaattttgagatttttagggacacttttatacattaactgtttagcaatggacacgatatagcaattcggggataaactgtcggtagaaagagTTAAAACTTTAGGCTGCTTTTCTATTTGAGTTTACTGTTTCTTGGTTTCCTTTTTCCTTGATTCTACAGaggatattatttatatatatatatgtccgtaTATACATGAATGTAAGATAGATATATTCACACACAACCTTTTCTTTCTTCTGCAACCTTCACTATTATTCACCCACCCATCGTGATCCGCCACCACCCTAAGTGAATCACCACCACCGTGAACTTCCCGCCACCACCTAGAATCACCACCCTAACCACCGGTTACCATTCTCACCATCGCCATTTATCTTttcttgtttcatacatgaaccagtaGCACTTACAGCCATCGAACCACGGTCATCATCACCACGGCCATCGAACCAATTATAATTTCTGTTTCTCTTCTTTTATCGAACCCAGCTACCAGCATCCTTTTCCTTTCTCTCTCATCTCCTCTCTCTCCTAAACCTAAACGACACCCACTTAGGTTTTCTTATGTCTCGTTCGAAACCCGGCTAACCTGCAACTATTACCACCTATGTTTCTGTTTCCTATTTAAGCTTAATCACAGGCTACTATTGAGTATTACTGCTACGCTAGTCTTTCTATTTCTGTTCTGTTTAGAAATCACCATGATAGCCGACAACCACCTGcttgaatttttattattattttttttttggccGGAACCCTCGAAACCCGTCACCACCACAGTCACCTCCACACCGCCACCTTATTCGCTGCTGTGTTTAAATGAAGGAGATGAAACAGTGGCgagattatgatgatgaatgacgatAATATGAAGATGATTATGAACGAGGTTGTATGTTGATCGTGATCTAATAGAGATTATGATGATAACGATAAAGCTTGATGATAATCATGGTAAATAATGATCGTGATAAATTTTGGCAATGAACAGTCCTGGGTTTTAGTTTAGAGAAGAAAGAATAAAAAGATGAAAACAGAAAACGGGTTATAaacaattaattagggtttaaatcagaaaaacaaggatAGCCTAATGGTTTGGAAGGGAGTTGGTtaagctagaggtctcgggttcgagcccaggcaagAACATTATTAAGGCTTGTTAACACTAAGGTAgctttcctattattattattattattattattattattattattattattattattattattattattattattattattattattattattattattattattattattattattattattattattattattattattattattactattactattactactattactactattactactattactactattactactattattattattattattattattattattattattattattattattattattattattattattattattattattattactaaactaacactaaatattaaaattatgattattattattattattatcaaaagtattagtattattattagtattattatcattatagttattaatataaaaattagtattattattattattagtaaaaatcattatttttataattattattattagtaatcattattatgaaaattaacatttttattataaagtatcatttatttaaagttatcatttttatcatctacattaaaagtatcatttttaactctattatcattattattatttttatcattactaatattattttagtattattataattttagcaaacaaacaatatagatatatatacaaaaatatatttaatacatataatataacaaaattcatatttttatatataaaatgaatatatgaaacatataggttattaaaataatagttgcaattaattaaaataacatataaattattattataacaagtatAGTACggagtaattaatattaatatatatacttgtttacttattagtatatgtgttatacatataatataacaaaattcatatttttatatataaaatgaatatatgaaacatataggttattaaaataatagttgcaattaattaaaataacatataaattattattataaaaagtatagtacggagtaattaatattaatatatatacttgtttacttgttagtatatgtgttaatatatataattgatataggttcgtgaatctgaggtcaaccctacacttgttaaatgtcgtcatatgtatttttactacaaaatacagtatggtgagtttcatttgctccctttttaattgcttttgcaatatatatttttgggctgagaatacatgcgctacttttataaatatttacaaaatagacacacgtacttaaaaatatattctacgttgagttgtaccactggcatatttccctgtagcttggtaactactatttacatgggtattgtaaacgcgaatcctgttgatagatctattgggcctgacaaccccaaccggactggacgaccagtattcaacggttgcacaatacttcgttttggtgactacacttggtacggtgtagtgagatttcataataaagggaatatacgacgttgattaaatgttaagtatggttaccaagtgctcaaccacttagaatatgattattaaaaacgtttatacatatatgaaatcttgtggtctattaatatattgaaatgattgttatgataaacctatgaactcaccaaccttttggttgacacttttaagcatgtttattctcaagtacgaattaagtctttcgctgtgcatttgctcattttaaggacattacttggagtcgatcatctcattggaaccaaatgttgatgactttgtccaggtggataaggacgggtctttacatggtaTAAAATCGTGGACACCTAATGTAGACGAATCTCTTTTACCAACTATAGGAATGGTTTTTGATTCTATAGATTTAGCATATAATTTCTACAAGGAGTATGTAGTTAATGGTGGGTTTGAGGTAAGGAAGTCTTCATCAAAGAGAGGGTTTGATGAATTTGGTAATAGTCTAGTCAGATATAAGTATTTTCTATGTAGCAAGCAAGGATCTAATCAAGAGATTTTGCATAAACCTGAGGATGTTTCAGCTACTGATGATATATTTGATATGAATGTGGATTGTTTTGGGGAAGTTAATACATTAATGTCTGTTGATGATAATGTTGGTTATAGAGTTAAACAAACGCTGCCTATTCGAGTAGATAATaacaaaaagaagaagaaaagaaatagGCCATCACAGAGGACAGGATGTCTTGCTTCTATTGGTATTGTGTTGAATAAATACAATAAATTTGTCATTCAAAAGTTTGTGAAAGCTCATAACTATATATTGGCTCATCCTCATCACATAAAACATTTAAAATCTCAAAGACGATTaaataattctcaaaaatcattttTATTCGAGTTGAATCAAGCTGGGATTGGTCCTTGTAGAGGTTATCGAATTTTGGGTAAAGTGAAAGGTGGTGATGAAGATGTTAGATGTTCGAAGGTTGATTGTAAGAATTAGAAAAGAGATGTTATTAAGTATATAGGGGAGGGAGATGGTGAAATATTTGTTCAACTGTTAGAAAATAAGAAAAAGAGTTTAAACaacttttcatttgaatattttACGGTGTTCAATAATGATAAGTGGGAGTTAGCTGGAGCATTTTGGGCTGATCAAGCTTCAAAAGAAAATTACAAAGTTTTTGGAGACGTAGTTTCATTTGATTCAACCTATCGAACAAACAAGTACTGTTTTTATACTTTTTTATCATTATATTGTtcttttattttttcatttattaTATACATTACTAAAAAAAATGTAATTGTTATTTTTTTTGTTGTGGTTTGTTGCAGATATGATATGAAGTTCATACCATTTACTGGTATTGATAACCCTAAGATGTGTGTTACTTTTGGTGCTGCGTTATTAGCAAAAGAAGATGCGGATTCGTATAAGTGGTTATGTGAAGCTTTTAAGAAAGCATTCCCCGAAGAACCGCAAATAGTATTGACTGATCAAGATCCCTCCATGATAGTTGCTATTGAAGCTGTTTTCAAGAAAGCAAGACACAGACTTTGTATGTGGCATGTAACTGAGAAAATTACAAACAAGGTAACatttttttatttatctaattAATGCATATAAACATCACATTAAATGCATGATTTACAAATTTTAGTTAATTCATATTTTTTGCATTATGTATTGATTCTGTTTTGTAAACGATGTCTGTTTGTGACCCTTTCCTGTCTCTTTAGTAAACAGGTGAATGATCAAAAGTAAGGTTAAATCCATCAAAAGTTCGGTCAATGCCGGTCAATAATTTAAAATTCAGTAATAATCCGTCATAAGTTAGTCAAATCTTTCAAAATAGACGTAGGATATTGTTCTTTTTTGTATAATTCCTGTCTCTTTAATAAACAGGTCAATGGTCAAAAGTTAGGTCAAATCCATCAAAAGTTTGGTCAACGCTAGTCAATAATCGAAAATTCAGTAATATTccgtcataagtcggtcaaatctaTCAAAATAGATATAGGTTAGTGTTATCATTTGTATAATGTTGAATGATTATAAATTTGAACAAATTGTATTTCTACATTTGTTATGTTCTGCATTCTTATTTTTTCTACATTTAAAATTGTTCGAATATGAAATATTATACTTTTAACATGTAAAATGTAGAACTGTTTATTGTAGAAGGTAAAGAATTTTAAAAAATTGTTCGAATATAAAAAAGTGTTCGAATATAAAAAATTGTTAGAATTTGAAAATTGTTCGAATTGAATTATTATTCTTTTAACATGTATAATGCAGAAGAGCAGTTTATTGTAGAAGT
The window above is part of the Rutidosis leptorrhynchoides isolate AG116_Rl617_1_P2 chromosome 1, CSIRO_AGI_Rlap_v1, whole genome shotgun sequence genome. Proteins encoded here:
- the LOC139886239 gene encoding protein FAR1-RELATED SEQUENCE 5-like codes for the protein MSIGDKNVQVDDLIHCNDQFHVKDDFVVNDGDDDEQSHFSDVSDEFDHIEIFEHHDTDGEYLAYNFYKEYVVNGGFEVRKSSSKRGFDEFGNSLVRYKYFLCSKQGSNQEILHKPEDVSATDDIFDMNVDCFGEVNTLMSVDDNVGYRVKQTLPIRVDNNKKKKKRNRPSQRTGCLASIGIVLNKYNKFVIQKFVKAHNYILAHPHHIKHLKSQRRLNNSQKSFLFELNQAGIGPCRGYRILGKVKGGDEDVRCSKWELAGAFWADQASKENYKVFGDVVSFDSTYRTNKYDMKFIPFTGIDNPKMCVTFGAALLAKEDADSYKWLCEAFKKAFPEEPQIVLTDQDPSMIVAIEAVFKKARHRLCMWHVTEKITNKIGPAISNVDFKDSISQIVWTDKLDPDDFDKRWFSIVARYKLEDNEWLNEMFKLRRKWIPAYFRYWDMSGLMRTSSRSESENHMFQQLMSNSSTLVEFISFFETAMQIQRQVQSKNGHDSRYTIPKVVTDYEIEQHAVQLYTRKFFGEVQGQIKAASRYCMNHQVDHKNGFTEYTVMDRSVTNNGLANNLDKAGNPRAFDEYIPAVSVVKYSEKSKEVSCDCRLFERIGYFCRHILYVLRMTNVKVIPNKYVMKRWCIDAITLKDPNTYFDSNQVGSSGEFGVQMKEIYKMIDHAIGLCKDDPEKLSCSKIQLQG